In Candidatus Effluviviaceae Genus I sp., a single window of DNA contains:
- a CDS encoding tetratricopeptide repeat protein: MALVCALQLSCLVGPASASWRTDVDSLHAAAERSFTAGEYRRAAALYARTAETIAANNGTTDVYLSNMAARSRFLEGRSLESLKRWDEASAAYGNALVALPVISDAIRVRLARCRLESGDLEAAVSTLREVLSDGVTTSFDLQALESLGDAYLDAGDATSALRWYEEMLEAAADGDLAKALYKIGLAHEELGETDRALERYATAVTAHPSTAGARDALKRGRAVSRSFTDRYHQGLVAYHDGRLRDAAEFFTHYLKHDAGEFAAQAAYHLGRCQQRQGNFRGAAREYERAVELGAEGGYADLAWSKLAFCLRRLGRIDESVAAYDRYAALYADRIGTAHILWEKARLLEEEQRWDEARDAFSALADRYPSSERAGDALFRAGLCLYKLGKYREAAADFATLYASSTGARAARALYWVGKVDERFGRIDSAIERYREAAGAARDSFYGRRALERLAFLEDGRPEPATSPQPATLASRPPGLPWSQERRDFAAWLAEWHERVYVPGVSAAMRERLSEDPTFVRADHFLCLHMPGPAAAELSKLEAGFASDPRMLDVLIGYYERNGFHRRAIRFAERMLRLSPADEISDAPVYLRRKICPAHWRDVVVRECAKRGVDPSLFFSLIRQESLFESVARSGPGARGLSQIMPETGKWIARRLGHRGFAVSRLNDPETNIEFGAYYLSQQLADFDGDVLRALAAYNGGPGNVKRWWNYGGTGDSDVFFEDIGFAETRDYVERVYRYSGIYREIYGGFGN; this comes from the coding sequence ATGGCGCTCGTCTGCGCGCTCCAGCTCTCCTGCCTCGTCGGACCGGCGTCCGCCTCGTGGCGTACCGACGTCGACTCGCTCCACGCCGCCGCGGAGAGGAGCTTCACTGCGGGCGAGTACCGACGGGCGGCGGCGCTGTACGCGCGGACGGCCGAGACCATCGCCGCGAACAACGGGACCACGGACGTCTATCTCTCGAACATGGCTGCGCGTTCGCGGTTTCTCGAGGGGCGATCGCTGGAGAGCCTCAAGCGCTGGGACGAAGCCTCCGCCGCCTACGGTAACGCTCTCGTCGCTCTCCCCGTCATCTCGGACGCCATCCGCGTGCGTCTGGCCCGATGCCGCTTGGAGAGCGGCGATCTCGAGGCCGCGGTGTCCACGCTCAGGGAGGTGCTGAGCGACGGCGTCACAACGAGCTTCGATCTCCAGGCGCTCGAGTCGCTCGGTGACGCGTATCTCGACGCTGGGGACGCGACGTCGGCTCTGCGATGGTACGAGGAGATGCTCGAGGCCGCCGCCGACGGCGACCTCGCGAAGGCGCTCTACAAGATCGGCCTTGCCCACGAGGAGCTGGGCGAGACCGACCGGGCGCTCGAGCGCTACGCCACCGCCGTGACGGCCCACCCGAGCACGGCGGGCGCCCGCGACGCGCTCAAGCGCGGCCGCGCCGTCTCGCGCTCGTTCACCGACCGGTACCACCAGGGGCTCGTGGCCTACCACGATGGGAGGCTCCGCGACGCCGCGGAGTTCTTCACCCACTACCTCAAGCACGACGCGGGCGAGTTCGCGGCGCAGGCCGCGTACCACCTGGGCCGGTGCCAACAGCGCCAGGGCAACTTCCGGGGGGCGGCCCGGGAGTACGAGCGGGCCGTCGAGCTGGGGGCGGAGGGGGGGTACGCCGACCTCGCGTGGTCGAAGCTCGCCTTCTGCCTCAGGCGGTTGGGGCGCATCGACGAGAGCGTCGCCGCGTACGACAGGTACGCCGCGCTGTACGCGGACCGGATCGGGACGGCGCACATCCTCTGGGAGAAGGCGCGCCTCCTGGAGGAGGAGCAGCGCTGGGACGAGGCCCGGGACGCATTCAGCGCCTTGGCAGACAGGTATCCGTCCTCGGAGCGCGCGGGCGACGCGCTCTTCCGCGCAGGGCTGTGTCTCTACAAGCTGGGGAAGTACCGCGAGGCGGCGGCCGACTTCGCCACGCTCTACGCGAGCTCGACCGGCGCGCGGGCCGCGAGAGCGCTCTACTGGGTCGGGAAGGTCGACGAGCGGTTCGGGCGCATCGACAGCGCGATCGAGCGATACCGCGAGGCGGCGGGCGCGGCGCGCGACTCGTTCTACGGGAGGCGGGCGCTCGAGCGGCTGGCCTTCCTGGAGGACGGTCGTCCGGAGCCTGCGACATCCCCGCAGCCGGCGACGCTCGCGTCGCGCCCGCCCGGCCTGCCGTGGAGCCAGGAGCGGCGGGACTTCGCCGCGTGGCTCGCGGAGTGGCACGAGCGCGTCTACGTGCCCGGCGTGAGCGCCGCGATGCGCGAGCGGCTCTCCGAGGACCCCACGTTCGTCAGGGCCGACCACTTCCTCTGCCTTCACATGCCGGGGCCGGCCGCCGCGGAGCTGTCGAAGCTCGAGGCCGGGTTCGCCTCCGACCCGAGGATGCTCGACGTGCTCATCGGGTACTACGAACGCAACGGCTTCCACCGTCGCGCGATCCGGTTCGCGGAGCGGATGCTCAGGCTCTCGCCGGCCGACGAGATCAGCGACGCGCCGGTCTACCTGCGTAGGAAGATCTGCCCGGCGCACTGGCGCGATGTCGTGGTGCGGGAGTGCGCGAAGCGCGGCGTGGACCCGAGCCTGTTCTTCTCGCTGATCCGTCAGGAGAGCCTGTTCGAGTCGGTCGCGCGCTCGGGCCCGGGCGCGCGCGGGCTCTCGCAGATCATGCCGGAGACGGGCAAGTGGATCGCGAGGCGCCTGGGCCACAGGGGCTTCGCGGTGAGCCGGCTCAACGATCCGGAGACGAACATCGAGTTCGGCGCGTACTACCTGTCGCAGCAGCTTGCGGACTTCGAC
- a CDS encoding FAD-dependent oxidoreductase, with product MREGGRLVVVGGVAAGMSAASRARRLRPDIEIVAVEKGDDVSYGACSLPYFIADVVPERDALIAHDAAFFRRERRIDVRLRTEAMALDPRKRTVTLRASEGEQALAFDALVIATGARAVRVPLPGADLDGVFTLRTLEDGEALKRRVSQGARRATIVGGGYIGLEMAEALAARGLAVSVVELLPSLLSTYDADMSELVERKLLDKGVEVRKGTKVEGFEPGADGRSVGCVLAGGQRLPADLVLVAVGIRPASELARAAGIETGPSGAIKVDARQVTSEPAVLAAGDCCEAMHVVTRRPAWIPLGTTANKQGRIAGENAVGGNRAFGGIAGTNATKVFDLEVAGTGLSSEAARREGLDADSVRIAAPSRSPAYPGASPIAVKLVFERGSGRLLGGQMVGREGVAKRIDTIAAALHAGMTVSQLADVDMSYAPPFSPVWDPVLVAASEAQKKTGR from the coding sequence ATGCGCGAGGGTGGTCGGCTGGTCGTCGTGGGCGGCGTGGCCGCGGGCATGAGCGCGGCGAGCCGGGCGCGGCGGCTGCGTCCCGACATCGAGATCGTGGCGGTCGAGAAGGGCGACGACGTCTCCTACGGGGCGTGCTCACTGCCGTACTTCATCGCGGACGTCGTTCCGGAGCGGGACGCCCTCATCGCGCACGACGCCGCGTTCTTCCGCCGCGAGCGCCGGATCGACGTCCGGCTCCGCACGGAGGCCATGGCGCTCGATCCGCGAAAGCGGACCGTGACGCTGCGCGCGTCCGAGGGCGAGCAGGCGCTCGCCTTCGACGCGCTCGTCATCGCCACGGGCGCCCGGGCCGTTCGAGTGCCCCTGCCCGGCGCGGACCTCGACGGCGTGTTCACGCTCAGGACGCTCGAGGACGGCGAGGCGCTCAAGCGGCGCGTGTCGCAGGGCGCGCGGCGCGCGACGATCGTCGGCGGCGGGTACATCGGCCTCGAGATGGCCGAGGCGCTCGCCGCGCGCGGGCTCGCCGTGAGCGTCGTCGAGCTTCTGCCGTCGCTCCTGTCCACGTACGACGCGGACATGAGCGAGCTCGTCGAGCGGAAGCTGCTCGACAAGGGCGTCGAGGTCCGGAAGGGAACGAAGGTGGAGGGGTTCGAGCCGGGCGCGGACGGCCGGAGCGTCGGCTGCGTCCTCGCCGGCGGGCAGCGGCTTCCGGCGGACCTCGTTCTCGTGGCCGTCGGGATCCGGCCGGCGTCGGAGCTCGCGCGCGCCGCCGGCATCGAGACGGGCCCAAGCGGCGCGATCAAGGTCGACGCGCGGCAGGTGACGAGCGAGCCCGCGGTCCTCGCCGCGGGAGACTGCTGCGAGGCCATGCACGTCGTGACGCGACGCCCCGCGTGGATCCCCCTCGGCACGACGGCGAACAAGCAGGGGCGCATCGCCGGGGAGAACGCCGTCGGGGGGAACCGCGCCTTCGGCGGCATCGCCGGCACGAACGCCACGAAGGTGTTCGATCTCGAGGTGGCCGGCACCGGGCTCTCGAGCGAGGCCGCGCGCCGCGAGGGGCTGGACGCCGACTCGGTCAGGATCGCGGCGCCGTCGCGCTCGCCGGCGTACCCGGGCGCGTCGCCCATCGCGGTCAAGCTCGTCTTCGAGCGCGGCAGCGGCAGGCTCCTCGGCGGGCAGATGGTCGGCCGCGAGGGTGTCGCCAAACGCATCGACACGATCGCCGCCGCGCTCCACGCGGGCATGACCGTCTCCCAGCTCGCCGACGTCGACATGAGCTACGCGCCGCCGTTCTCCCCGGTGTGGGACCCGGTCCTCGTCGCGGCGTCGGAGGCGCAGAAGAAGACAGGCCGATGA
- a CDS encoding zf-HC2 domain-containing protein has protein sequence MLDCKGLLEALSAYVDGEAGEELRLEIEEHLRSCVKAQAMLHTFRRTIVLHQVVQERIVLPPAARARLHEALRKCLEEDKP, from the coding sequence ATGCTCGACTGCAAGGGGCTCCTGGAGGCTCTGTCGGCGTACGTCGACGGCGAGGCCGGCGAGGAGCTGAGGCTCGAGATCGAGGAGCATCTCCGGAGCTGCGTGAAGGCGCAGGCGATGCTGCACACCTTCCGCCGGACGATCGTCCTCCACCAGGTGGTCCAGGAGCGCATCGTGCTGCCGCCCGCGGCGCGGGCTCGGCTCCACGAGGCGCTCAGGAAGTGCCTTGAGGAGGACAAGCCGTAG